In Dyadobacter subterraneus, a single genomic region encodes these proteins:
- a CDS encoding M20/M25/M40 family metallo-hydrolase: MKSINKSAKTALAILFAVSVASSSHLFGQKIPAEKSDVLISKRMFPALEELKEYVAIPNDALVAEDIDKNLIWSQEAFAKRGFKTAILKTGKLPLFSAEKTYPKNTKTVLFYFHLDGQAVRPSEWFQKDPYTTVLKEQSADRTFKEIDWDLLKSDKINDEWRIFARSTSDDKGPIVMLLQALDILAAQNQQPPFNVKVVLDCEEEKGSPGLKDALAQYKNQLMADYLIVMDGPMHATNRPTLTFGCRGGTSFSLTTYGAITQQHSGHFGNYSPDPTFSLAKIISTMKDDDGRVLIDGFYDGIKFDAEAVKIMAAVPDNLTAINDRLQIAEAEKVGKNYQESMQYPSLNVRGLKAAVTGKGGGTIIPEEALAEFGIRLVPETEGARMNLLVKKHIEKLGYTVLDHVPTKLERMAHKKLVFMNSGGAGSPAFRTEVNSPIGDWLRKTVTENFKEQPVIIRIMGGSVPVVPFIQTLGVPAVIVPMVNMDNNQHSPNENLRIGNLRMGIKTCLSILTTPI; the protein is encoded by the coding sequence TTGAAATCAATTAACAAATCAGCGAAAACTGCTTTGGCAATACTGTTCGCGGTATCTGTTGCGAGCAGCAGTCATTTATTTGGCCAGAAAATTCCGGCAGAAAAAAGTGATGTTTTAATTTCAAAACGGATGTTTCCAGCTTTGGAAGAACTCAAAGAATACGTCGCAATCCCCAATGATGCACTTGTTGCCGAAGATATTGACAAAAATCTGATATGGTCACAAGAAGCTTTCGCCAAACGTGGTTTTAAAACGGCAATCCTGAAAACGGGAAAACTTCCGCTTTTTTCAGCAGAAAAAACCTATCCCAAAAATACCAAAACCGTTTTGTTTTATTTCCATTTGGACGGACAAGCTGTTCGTCCGAGCGAGTGGTTTCAGAAAGATCCTTATACGACGGTTTTGAAGGAACAAAGTGCCGACCGAACCTTCAAGGAAATTGACTGGGATTTGTTAAAAAGTGATAAAATCAACGATGAGTGGCGGATTTTTGCCCGTTCGACTTCTGATGATAAAGGCCCGATTGTGATGCTTTTGCAGGCATTGGATATTCTGGCCGCGCAAAACCAGCAGCCTCCTTTTAATGTAAAAGTCGTTTTGGATTGTGAAGAAGAAAAAGGATCGCCGGGATTAAAAGATGCATTGGCTCAATATAAAAACCAGTTAATGGCCGATTACCTGATCGTAATGGATGGCCCGATGCATGCAACAAACCGGCCGACACTGACTTTTGGCTGCCGCGGAGGGACGAGTTTTTCGCTCACTACTTATGGCGCAATTACCCAGCAGCATAGTGGGCATTTTGGAAATTATTCTCCGGATCCGACATTTAGTCTCGCCAAAATCATTTCAACAATGAAAGATGACGACGGACGGGTTTTGATCGACGGATTTTATGACGGAATTAAGTTTGATGCCGAAGCTGTAAAAATAATGGCGGCAGTTCCGGATAATCTGACGGCAATCAACGATCGTTTGCAAATCGCAGAGGCGGAAAAAGTGGGAAAAAATTACCAGGAATCCATGCAGTATCCTTCTTTGAATGTCAGAGGATTAAAAGCGGCTGTGACGGGAAAAGGCGGAGGAACAATTATTCCGGAAGAGGCCCTGGCCGAATTTGGAATCCGTCTTGTACCGGAAACGGAAGGTGCAAGGATGAATTTGCTGGTTAAAAAACACATTGAAAAATTAGGTTATACGGTTCTTGATCATGTGCCAACCAAACTAGAACGCATGGCGCACAAAAAGCTGGTTTTCATGAATAGCGGAGGTGCAGGAAGTCCGGCTTTTCGCACTGAGGTAAATTCTCCGATTGGTGACTGGCTAAGAAAAACAGTAACTGAAAATTTCAAAGAACAGCCGGTTATTATCCGGATTATGGGCGGTTCTGTTCCTGTGGTTCCTTTTATTCAAACCCTGGGCGTTCCGGCGGTTATCGTGCCGATGGTCAATATGGATAACAATCAGCACAGTCCCAATGAAAATCTGCGGATTGGTAATTTGAGAATGGGAATTAAAACGTGCCTTTCAATTTTAACCACACCGATCTGA
- a CDS encoding serine hydrolase domain-containing protein — MKYRFIIFLLAVLNIDFCSGQNADSIRFVLDSANHQIPLSANILIVKNGQRFFEKSYGYADVEKHKILTANNSFQLASISKQFTAYGIMILKNKGIIAYDSLVVKYLPEFPYRNITIRNLLTHTSGLPNFWNDIRPNLDTLRSNGNNDVLQYLIKNQLPLQSLPGSRFEYCDIGYDFLATIIERLSGKSYEQFMRQNIFQPLKMNDTYAYLVTDIRRIRNNKLAIGNIWDPAKKRFLYAHLQPKYNFVFYLGDFYGDGSLVSTARDLAAWNQALTNCTLLPYEVQKESMTPYLYAGKPVNDKNGKPVNVGFGWFFFQTPKLGNVITHGGGHPGNQHNIFRIPDKNLTFIFLSNSESEDHQKLVDRILQLL; from the coding sequence ATGAAATATAGATTTATCATTTTCTTACTTGCTGTTTTAAATATAGATTTTTGTTCAGGACAAAATGCAGACAGTATCAGGTTTGTCCTGGATAGTGCTAACCATCAGATTCCTTTGAGCGCTAATATTTTAATTGTAAAAAATGGTCAGCGTTTTTTTGAAAAAAGTTATGGATATGCCGATGTTGAAAAACATAAAATCTTAACCGCTAATAATTCTTTTCAGCTCGCTTCAATCTCCAAACAGTTTACTGCTTACGGGATTATGATCTTGAAAAACAAGGGAATAATTGCGTATGACAGTTTGGTCGTGAAATATTTGCCCGAATTTCCCTACCGAAATATAACCATCCGTAATCTTCTAACCCATACTTCGGGTCTTCCAAATTTTTGGAATGATATCAGGCCTAATCTTGATACGTTACGTTCGAATGGCAATAATGATGTGCTTCAATATCTGATTAAAAATCAGTTGCCACTTCAATCTTTGCCGGGAAGCAGATTCGAATACTGTGATATCGGTTATGATTTTCTTGCTACAATTATTGAAAGGCTTTCCGGGAAAAGTTATGAGCAATTCATGAGGCAGAATATATTTCAGCCGCTCAAAATGAACGACACATACGCGTATCTGGTCACAGACATAAGAAGGATTCGTAACAACAAACTCGCAATAGGAAACATTTGGGATCCGGCTAAAAAGAGGTTTTTATATGCTCATTTGCAACCCAAATATAACTTTGTGTTTTATCTGGGCGACTTTTATGGTGATGGATCGTTGGTCTCAACGGCACGCGATCTTGCTGCCTGGAATCAGGCTTTGACAAATTGCACGCTGCTGCCTTATGAAGTGCAGAAAGAATCGATGACACCGTATTTATATGCAGGCAAACCGGTAAATGACAAAAATGGGAAGCCTGTTAATGTAGGATTTGGCTGGTTCTTTTTTCAAACTCCAAAGTTAGGAAATGTCATCACACACGGAGGCGGACACCCTGGAAATCAACATAATATCTTCCGAATACCGGACAAAAATCTTACATTCATCTTTTTATCAAACAGCGAATCCGAAGATCATCAAAAACTTGTTGACAGAATTTTACAACTTTTGTAA
- a CDS encoding OmpA family protein, whose product MLSLNNYNRAQTLRVCYIPDSRSTYQDHGYTFDGQYMAGSGAAKLLNTDNFGNKGIVIKQVELVPLKDIPISPATISKANCGAVFVGMFYNPQSPEVINISELRTIRDWSLQKEENLAVICESHAAVWGYERMDSESRMSTATADGEKTKIFDGPFGKVSRFVQGGHAIGWLKGGAPVVLSKNEQGNPSMVYDHVTGDIILGDVDILTSLGGISPGKSINNENDILFANIWAYAIDLTKKPLSQGKVKISFRVFDKATLAKIITPVVITDKAVMSSELMSDSSGVTSVLLSPNQIYRFQIRAAGYGDYFSEKYVSDTLSGIFDFGLTPKVEIEEKTERKVIAEKIEDRVINKPAVLNNLFFEQSQFNILPASFGELDSLAERLKSEPNLKIELRGHTDKIGPADKNLILSLDRVKAVKQYLIRKGIDQSRIRTKGFGDTKRVYLGQDQELRTRNRRVEIVFVE is encoded by the coding sequence TTGTTAAGTCTCAATAATTACAACAGGGCTCAGACGCTTCGTGTTTGTTACATACCCGATTCCCGTTCAACCTATCAGGATCATGGTTACACTTTTGACGGGCAGTACATGGCAGGAAGTGGGGCCGCAAAGCTTCTGAATACAGATAATTTTGGTAATAAAGGTATTGTAATAAAGCAGGTTGAGCTTGTTCCGCTCAAAGATATTCCAATTTCACCGGCTACAATTTCAAAAGCAAATTGCGGTGCCGTTTTCGTTGGAATGTTCTATAATCCGCAAAGTCCGGAGGTTATAAATATTTCTGAATTGAGGACAATAAGGGATTGGTCTTTGCAAAAAGAGGAAAATCTCGCTGTGATTTGTGAGTCGCATGCGGCCGTTTGGGGTTATGAAAGAATGGATAGTGAATCCAGAATGAGTACCGCGACGGCGGATGGAGAAAAAACAAAAATTTTTGACGGACCTTTCGGCAAAGTATCCAGGTTTGTACAAGGCGGACATGCCATTGGTTGGCTGAAAGGTGGGGCGCCGGTTGTCCTTTCAAAAAATGAACAAGGAAATCCATCCATGGTTTACGATCATGTAACGGGCGATATTATCTTGGGTGATGTTGATATTTTAACTTCGTTGGGAGGAATTTCTCCCGGAAAATCCATCAACAATGAAAATGATATTCTTTTTGCCAATATCTGGGCGTATGCCATCGATCTGACGAAAAAACCTTTGTCGCAAGGCAAAGTAAAAATTTCCTTTCGCGTGTTTGACAAGGCCACTTTGGCCAAAATTATTACGCCTGTTGTAATCACGGACAAAGCGGTTATGAGTTCTGAACTAATGTCGGATAGTTCGGGAGTAACTTCCGTTTTGCTTTCTCCCAATCAGATTTACCGTTTTCAGATCCGGGCAGCAGGGTATGGAGATTATTTTTCAGAGAAATATGTGAGTGATACACTAAGCGGAATTTTTGATTTTGGCCTTACTCCCAAAGTGGAAATTGAGGAAAAAACAGAAAGAAAAGTAATAGCAGAAAAGATTGAAGATCGGGTTATCAATAAGCCGGCTGTTTTAAATAATCTGTTTTTTGAACAGTCACAATTCAACATTTTACCGGCATCTTTTGGAGAACTTGATTCGCTTGCTGAACGCTTGAAGTCAGAACCAAATCTTAAAATTGAATTACGCGGTCATACAGATAAAATCGGCCCGGCGGATAAAAATCTAATATTATCTCTCGACCGGGTTAAAGCTGTAAAACAGTATTTGATAAGAAAGGGTATTGATCAATCCCGAATCCGGACAAAGGGTTTTGGAGATACAAAACGTGTATATCTGGGTCAGGACCAAGAGCTTAGAACTAGAAACCGGAGGGTGGAAATTGTTTTTGTGGAGTGA
- a CDS encoding peroxiredoxin family protein, which yields MKYTALCILIIFDILFSCNPKSELAGAIVSLPLKIVDGFGPFQADYVLISPEYTADNSRGSVWVKTYLPVTGIPSNWKSVVKSMVTFDYRQLIYQNFHAGNISQQEYKSFQKSWEWTPDEKYLSKKPIKCFVYVIRGMDATGKIAVMIDINNDLDFKDEHPFYPESANFGHAMRNYSKITKVSYEIFSEGKVELRRLPMIVKHVADQPLNRDYLYSIPQYAQTILRHDGRDYELAIRRGFSAPDYESPEIVLLSKSDSIKKYNFFDGIGKGELLSVGTSPNQVTYRNKGVDPDHKTLQLEIVEEDKKLYSTQIGYQFKPLESKEFATGKMIRTSAYKGKYIFIDFWGTWCKPCVEELPDLQKTYQAINKNKIEFISIACLDSPVKLSGFLKKNPLPWTQILSDSTNRLVETYGVQGFPFNLIIGPDGKIVARNLHNKDLKKKLVELSE from the coding sequence ATGAAATACACAGCTTTATGTATCCTGATCATTTTTGACATTTTGTTTTCCTGCAATCCCAAGTCTGAACTAGCCGGCGCAATTGTAAGTCTGCCGCTTAAAATTGTTGATGGTTTCGGCCCGTTTCAAGCCGATTATGTACTTATTTCACCGGAATATACTGCTGATAATTCAAGAGGATCTGTATGGGTAAAAACTTATCTGCCGGTGACAGGAATTCCATCAAATTGGAAATCCGTTGTAAAATCCATGGTCACTTTTGATTACAGACAGCTGATTTACCAGAATTTTCATGCAGGAAACATTAGTCAACAAGAATACAAGTCTTTTCAAAAATCCTGGGAATGGACTCCCGATGAAAAATATCTTTCTAAAAAACCAATCAAGTGTTTCGTTTATGTTATCAGGGGAATGGATGCAACCGGAAAAATAGCTGTCATGATAGACATCAACAATGATCTTGATTTTAAAGATGAACATCCATTTTATCCTGAATCTGCAAATTTCGGGCATGCCATGCGTAACTATTCTAAGATTACGAAAGTATCCTATGAAATATTCAGCGAAGGAAAAGTGGAGTTAAGACGTTTGCCTATGATTGTAAAACATGTAGCTGATCAACCGTTAAATCGGGATTATTTATACAGCATTCCTCAATATGCTCAAACCATTTTAAGGCATGATGGTCGGGATTATGAGCTTGCTATCAGGAGAGGATTCAGCGCCCCGGATTATGAAAGTCCAGAAATTGTGCTATTAAGTAAATCCGACTCCATTAAAAAATACAATTTTTTCGATGGAATTGGGAAGGGTGAATTGCTTTCTGTTGGCACATCACCGAATCAGGTAACTTACCGTAACAAAGGCGTTGATCCAGATCATAAAACTTTACAGCTGGAAATTGTAGAAGAAGACAAAAAGCTATATTCCACACAGATTGGCTATCAGTTCAAGCCCTTGGAAAGCAAAGAATTTGCAACCGGGAAAATGATTAGAACCTCCGCTTATAAGGGCAAATATATTTTTATTGATTTTTGGGGAACGTGGTGTAAACCCTGCGTGGAAGAGTTACCGGATCTTCAAAAAACATATCAAGCCATCAATAAGAACAAGATAGAATTTATTAGTATTGCCTGCCTGGATTCCCCTGTTAAACTTTCTGGTTTTTTGAAAAAAAATCCGTTACCCTGGACACAAATTCTTTCAGACAGCACAAACAGACTTGTTGAAACTTATGGCGTTCAGGGTTTCCCATTTAATCTGATTATTGGTCCGGATGGTAAAATTGTTGCAAGAAATCTTCACAATAAAGATTTGAAAAAGAAATTGGTGGAGTTGAGTGAATAA
- a CDS encoding tannase/feruloyl esterase family alpha/beta hydrolase produces MFKLNRFRCLIFFAVYSFSIFYSLKIYAQQISSTVSQNKDCHCQDLAKQIFPNAILTTVECVAKGSFTPNGATSPIADLPAFCRIAATLKPVSDSNIRIEVWLPEKGWNGRFLGTGNGGGAGAIGYGVLANGLKRGFATANTDMGTSPGANEIVGHPERWADFGHRATHEMTVTGKAITKAYYKKTIHHSYFAGCSTGGQQALMEAQRYPEDYDGILAGAPANNRTHLHTGFVWNFKVTNQIPGSFLPKEKVDLISNAVLKACGGKDGGAPGDNFLTDPGACDFDPKTLPVCADGKDEKTCLTKAQFTAISQIYTGPKNPRTGERIYTPLPMGSENSALGLDYQQNPNQAPSSLFYQYKWVSGPQFDYSSFNFDTDQQKMDSILAPILNANNPDLAPLKKRGGKILMYAGTADPLVPYQDAAYYYDRVVKKQGGLKQTQNFFRFFLLPGMAHCGGGPGLNDCGQHLTFSVPQDSEHDVMTALINWVEKGKAPEKIIAAAFKGGDSKSGIRFERPVFPYPQFPKYISGDVNAPSSFEAGENKNSHILAPADRYLR; encoded by the coding sequence ATGTTTAAATTAAACCGATTTCGCTGCTTAATATTTTTTGCTGTTTATTCATTTTCGATCTTTTATTCTCTAAAAATATATGCACAGCAAATATCTTCTACGGTCTCCCAAAATAAAGATTGCCACTGTCAGGATCTTGCAAAACAAATATTTCCAAATGCGATTCTCACAACGGTGGAATGCGTTGCAAAAGGAAGTTTTACACCAAATGGAGCGACTTCTCCGATTGCGGATCTGCCTGCATTTTGCAGAATCGCTGCCACTTTAAAACCTGTATCGGATTCAAATATCCGGATTGAAGTGTGGCTGCCCGAAAAAGGATGGAACGGAAGATTTCTGGGAACTGGCAATGGGGGAGGTGCAGGAGCTATCGGTTATGGTGTGCTTGCCAATGGTTTGAAACGTGGTTTTGCTACGGCAAATACCGATATGGGAACTTCGCCGGGTGCAAATGAAATCGTAGGGCATCCTGAACGTTGGGCTGATTTTGGTCACCGGGCTACGCATGAAATGACGGTTACGGGAAAAGCAATTACAAAGGCATACTACAAAAAAACTATTCACCATTCCTATTTTGCTGGCTGTTCCACTGGCGGGCAGCAAGCGCTGATGGAAGCGCAGCGATATCCGGAAGATTACGACGGAATTTTGGCCGGTGCACCAGCCAATAACAGGACTCATTTGCATACTGGTTTTGTCTGGAATTTCAAGGTAACCAATCAGATTCCAGGTAGTTTTCTTCCAAAGGAAAAAGTTGATTTAATCTCAAACGCGGTGCTGAAAGCATGTGGCGGAAAGGATGGAGGAGCTCCGGGAGATAATTTTCTGACAGATCCGGGCGCTTGTGATTTTGATCCGAAAACGCTGCCGGTTTGTGCTGACGGAAAAGATGAAAAAACCTGTCTTACGAAAGCGCAGTTTACAGCCATTTCGCAAATCTATACCGGGCCGAAAAATCCGCGGACTGGTGAGAGGATTTACACGCCTTTACCGATGGGATCCGAGAATTCCGCACTCGGACTGGATTATCAACAAAATCCGAATCAGGCGCCATCTTCCCTTTTTTATCAATATAAATGGGTTTCAGGCCCTCAGTTTGATTACAGCAGCTTCAATTTTGATACTGATCAGCAGAAAATGGATTCAATTCTTGCACCGATTTTAAATGCAAATAATCCTGATTTAGCGCCGCTGAAAAAACGTGGAGGAAAAATACTGATGTATGCCGGCACTGCTGATCCGCTTGTACCATATCAGGACGCAGCTTATTATTATGATCGTGTGGTAAAGAAGCAGGGAGGTTTAAAACAGACACAGAATTTTTTCCGCTTTTTTCTCTTGCCTGGCATGGCGCATTGTGGAGGCGGACCGGGTTTAAATGATTGTGGTCAGCATCTTACTTTTTCAGTGCCCCAGGATAGTGAACATGATGTGATGACTGCCTTAATTAATTGGGTTGAAAAAGGAAAAGCGCCGGAAAAGATAATTGCTGCTGCCTTCAAAGGCGGAGATTCAAAAAGCGGAATTCGTTTTGAGCGCCCGGTTTTTCCCTATCCCCAATTTCCAAAATATATCAGTGGAGATGTAAATGCTCCATCAAGTTTTGAAGCTGGCGAAAACAAAAATTCACATATTTTGGCTCCGGCAGATAGGTATTTGCGGTGA
- a CDS encoding AI-2E family transporter → MNNLPLTVRRSIELLGLVLLTAIFYVGRSILMPIIMAFFISLVLLPVFRFLSKRKVPEAIAIVIPILLVFILLAGIIWFFSAQVGSLVADFPKIKSNVSIHLNTLSNWVSGVTHYSTKEQLDFINKNTNELLSFAGKRVSTFALTLSSVFVFVGLLPIYIYLILFYKNLLLRFIFMWFSEEHHPKVKDAIYESETIIKSYLIGLLIQITYMTILVGGTLLIIGIKHALLIGVIFAILNLIPYVGALIGNVIGVILTMTSSTELWPIFTVLGVIAGVQFLDNNILMPRIVGSKVKINALFAILGVIVGGSIAGVPGMFLSMPIIAVLKVIFDRTDMFRQWGILLGDERPEHNPMTSPDSRKKEAVISKSGTIRNSK, encoded by the coding sequence ATGAATAATTTACCATTAACCGTCAGAAGATCGATCGAGCTGCTTGGTCTGGTTCTTCTGACAGCCATTTTTTATGTAGGAAGAAGTATATTGATGCCGATCATTATGGCATTTTTTATAAGTCTGGTCCTTCTTCCTGTTTTCCGGTTTTTAAGTAAACGAAAAGTACCCGAAGCAATCGCTATTGTCATACCAATCCTTCTGGTTTTCATTTTACTGGCCGGTATTATCTGGTTTTTTTCTGCACAGGTGGGTTCACTAGTGGCAGATTTTCCTAAAATAAAAAGTAATGTTAGTATCCACCTCAATACACTTAGCAACTGGGTTTCGGGTGTCACGCATTATTCTACAAAAGAACAGCTCGATTTTATAAATAAAAACACAAATGAGCTTCTCAGTTTTGCCGGCAAAAGGGTAAGTACTTTCGCTTTAACGCTCAGCTCAGTTTTTGTATTTGTCGGACTTTTACCCATTTATATTTACCTGATTCTCTTTTACAAAAATCTTCTGCTCAGGTTTATTTTTATGTGGTTTAGTGAAGAGCACCATCCGAAAGTAAAAGATGCTATTTATGAAAGTGAGACGATCATTAAAAGTTACCTGATCGGCCTTTTGATCCAGATCACTTATATGACTATTCTTGTCGGCGGAACTTTGTTGATCATTGGTATAAAACACGCACTTTTAATCGGGGTGATTTTTGCCATTCTTAATCTAATTCCATATGTCGGTGCCTTGATAGGAAATGTAATTGGCGTCATTCTTACGATGACTTCTTCAACGGAACTTTGGCCGATATTTACGGTTCTGGGTGTTATTGCTGGTGTTCAGTTTCTGGATAATAATATTTTGATGCCAAGAATTGTTGGGTCAAAAGTTAAGATCAATGCTCTTTTTGCTATTCTTGGCGTTATTGTTGGAGGAAGTATTGCAGGTGTTCCTGGTATGTTTCTGTCAATGCCCATTATTGCGGTACTAAAAGTTATTTTTGACCGGACGGACATGTTCAGACAATGGGGAATTTTGCTTGGCGATGAACGTCCCGAACACAATCCGATGACATCCCCTGATTCACGAAAAAAAGAAGCTGTGATTTCCAAATCAGGTACGATAAGGAACAGCAAATAA
- a CDS encoding transglutaminase domain-containing protein, translating to MKMKGRSVITYSVYSPTNVTTMLRPRRQDGQSVLQEGFSIDPSVEFSEYTDLYGNPCQRAVLPVGQVTITTEVQAQVNPTKPIPNPVPAYVLVGNLPDEVMHFILPSRYCQSDLPEINKLAMEIAGNFVPGYDQVEEIRKWIHQNIKYQYGVTDATTTALDIVRNRIGVCRDFTHLAIALCRNLCIPARMTVGYLDKLQEMDLHAWFEVYIGGDWYAFDAVQEHTEGYRIEIAHGRDAADVAMITQYGNATLESLHVEVELLEPEPAS from the coding sequence ATGAAAATGAAAGGAAGGAGCGTAATCACCTACAGTGTTTATTCGCCCACAAATGTTACTACAATGCTGCGTCCCAGAAGACAGGACGGCCAATCTGTTTTACAGGAAGGATTCAGTATTGACCCCTCTGTTGAATTTTCAGAGTATACAGATTTATACGGAAATCCATGTCAGCGTGCTGTGTTGCCCGTTGGCCAGGTAACCATCACCACAGAAGTTCAGGCCCAGGTGAATCCGACCAAACCTATTCCCAATCCGGTACCGGCGTATGTACTTGTAGGTAACTTACCTGATGAGGTCATGCACTTTATTCTTCCCAGCCGTTATTGCCAGTCAGATTTGCCTGAAATCAACAAACTAGCCATGGAAATCGCAGGTAATTTTGTACCCGGATACGATCAGGTTGAAGAAATCAGAAAATGGATTCATCAAAATATTAAATATCAATATGGCGTAACTGACGCCACAACAACTGCGCTGGATATTGTTAGAAACCGCATAGGTGTTTGCCGGGATTTTACACATCTGGCAATAGCACTTTGCAGAAATCTTTGCATACCTGCACGTATGACTGTGGGTTATCTAGACAAGCTTCAGGAAATGGATCTACACGCATGGTTTGAAGTATATATTGGTGGAGACTGGTATGCTTTTGACGCCGTTCAGGAACATACGGAAGGTTACCGGATAGAAATTGCACATGGTCGTGATGCAGCAGATGTTGCCATGATTACTCAATATGGAAATGCCACATTGGAATCATTACATGTTGAAGTTGAATTGCTGGAACCAGAACCAGCTAGCTAA
- a CDS encoding phosphatase PAP2 family protein, protein MKKVFLFYWIFCFSAAQAQTAVDNFDLAILQKLEASRSDGQTKFMRGISDANNYVNAGIPAGLFVAGIIDHNKSMRQNAFYIFSSTACTAILNHSLKKIFKRPRPFLVHISLTPVYKPGEYSLPSGHTSASFSTATSLSMAYPKWYVIAPSMLWAGTVGYSRMYLGVHNPSDVAAGMALGVGTALGLSFMRH, encoded by the coding sequence ATGAAGAAAGTATTTCTATTTTACTGGATTTTCTGTTTTTCAGCCGCACAAGCGCAAACGGCTGTCGATAATTTCGACCTTGCAATTTTACAAAAACTAGAAGCCAGCCGCTCTGACGGGCAGACAAAATTCATGAGGGGTATTTCGGATGCAAACAATTATGTCAATGCAGGAATTCCGGCTGGATTGTTTGTCGCTGGCATTATTGATCATAACAAAAGTATGCGGCAAAACGCTTTTTATATATTTAGCAGCACAGCTTGTACAGCAATTTTAAATCATTCGCTGAAAAAAATATTCAAACGGCCAAGGCCTTTCCTCGTTCATATTTCACTCACGCCGGTTTACAAACCGGGTGAATATTCATTACCTTCGGGCCATACCTCGGCATCTTTTAGTACGGCAACATCATTGTCGATGGCTTATCCAAAATGGTACGTCATCGCGCCATCCATGTTATGGGCCGGGACGGTAGGTTATTCCAGAATGTATCTGGGTGTTCATAATCCATCTGATGTAGCTGCTGGCATGGCGCTTGGTGTGGGCACAGCGCTTGGATTAAGTTTTATGAGACATTGA
- a CDS encoding DUF2306 domain-containing protein, whose translation MIEQSLPKARINKSDARAVRITGFLLVSTVWVSAGLFGLYILAFYAAALYEGNMGQWNNVLPGLYQQGELVQTSGIGIHFASGGIILLLGSIQLMESVRVKYSFLHKWIGRIYVLSCLLAAIGGLVFIVIKGTIGGTVMDIGFSLYGILMLLCGIETYRHAVAGRFEKHSTWALRLYALAIGSWLYRMDYGFWIMLTDGLGHLKQFNGPFDNVMSFFFYIPNLIVAELFIRSGGGRASKGFNWMAAFVMLFVTGFLLTGTYFFAKYYWLPAIFGLFINP comes from the coding sequence ATGATTGAACAATCTCTTCCAAAAGCAAGGATAAACAAAAGCGACGCCAGGGCAGTGCGCATTACAGGTTTTCTGCTCGTTTCCACCGTTTGGGTCAGTGCAGGTTTATTTGGGTTGTATATACTCGCTTTTTACGCTGCGGCTTTGTACGAAGGCAACATGGGACAATGGAATAATGTACTTCCCGGATTATATCAGCAAGGCGAATTGGTTCAAACCAGCGGCATAGGAATTCATTTCGCCAGCGGCGGCATTATTTTACTTTTGGGAAGTATCCAGCTAATGGAATCTGTGAGAGTGAAATATTCGTTTTTACATAAATGGATTGGAAGAATTTACGTGCTGTCGTGTTTGCTTGCAGCCATTGGCGGTTTGGTTTTCATCGTGATAAAGGGAACCATTGGCGGCACTGTCATGGATATCGGTTTTTCTCTTTACGGAATTTTGATGTTATTATGCGGTATTGAAACGTATCGCCATGCGGTTGCCGGAAGGTTTGAGAAACACAGCACCTGGGCACTACGATTGTATGCACTGGCGATCGGTTCGTGGCTTTATAGAATGGATTATGGTTTTTGGATTATGCTTACGGATGGGCTGGGACATTTGAAACAATTCAACGGGCCTTTTGACAACGTTATGTCCTTTTTCTTTTACATCCCAAATTTGATTGTTGCCGAACTTTTCATCCGGTCGGGTGGCGGCAGAGCGAGTAAAGGATTTAACTGGATGGCTGCTTTTGTTATGCTTTTTGTAACAGGTTTTCTTCTGACCGGAACCTACTTTTTCGCCAAATACTATTGGCTTCCGGCTATTTTTGGCTTATTTATTAATCCGTGA